From Qingrenia yutianensis, the proteins below share one genomic window:
- a CDS encoding TatD family hydrolase, translating to MFFDSHAHYDDGRFDADRDELLNSFKQNGIDYVVNIGTNLETAQKCLELSEKYDFIYCALGFYPEDVGTISEDDILKLEDLCKSSKRVVAIGEIGLDYHENEVSREIQKIWFERQLRLAEKLDLPVAIHMRDSTADTLEILKNSSVKTGVLHCFSGSCETAEIALKMGFYISFSGTVTFKNAKNVAEAAKIVPDDKILIETDCPYLSPEPNRGKRNSSLNLKYTAQKIAELRGASLEHIAHITSENAKRMYGIKN from the coding sequence ATGTTTTTTGATTCACACGCACACTACGATGACGGAAGATTTGACGCGGACCGCGACGAACTTCTTAATTCGTTTAAACAAAACGGCATAGATTATGTTGTGAATATCGGCACAAACCTTGAAACGGCGCAAAAATGCTTGGAATTGAGCGAAAAATACGATTTTATTTACTGCGCGCTCGGGTTTTATCCCGAGGACGTCGGAACGATTTCGGAGGACGATATTCTAAAACTTGAAGATTTGTGCAAAAGCAGTAAAAGGGTTGTTGCCATAGGCGAAATAGGGCTTGATTATCACGAAAACGAGGTTTCGCGCGAGATACAGAAAATCTGGTTTGAACGCCAGCTCCGTCTTGCCGAAAAGCTCGATTTGCCCGTTGCAATTCATATGCGCGACTCAACTGCCGACACGCTTGAAATTTTAAAAAATTCTTCGGTCAAAACAGGCGTTCTGCATTGTTTTTCGGGAAGCTGTGAAACCGCGGAAATTGCGCTTAAAATGGGATTTTACATTTCATTTTCGGGAACGGTGACGTTCAAAAATGCTAAAAACGTCGCCGAGGCGGCAAAAATTGTGCCGGACGATAAAATTCTTATCGAAACCGACTGCCCGTATCTTTCGCCCGAACCGAACAGAGGAAAACGCAACTCGTCGCTGAATTTGAAATATACCGCGCAGAAAATTGCGGAACTCCGCGGTGCGTCGCTTGAACACATTGCGCATATCACGAGCGAAAACGCAAAACGAATGTATGGCATAAAGAATTAA